A window from Streptomyces sp. NBC_00335 encodes these proteins:
- a CDS encoding ABC transporter ATP-binding protein, with the protein MVAQSITETESGADAVPRLAARGVTVGYGDRTVIDSLDVAIPPGVVTTIIGPNGCGKSTLLRTLSRLLKPTSGSVVLDGEDIARLRTRDVAKKLGLLPQAPVAPEGLTVADLVARGRHPHQSWLRQWSSDDASVVERALAMTGVADLADRPVDALSGGQRQRVWISMTLAQGTDLLLLDEPTTYLDLAHAVDVLDLVDDLHESGCTVVMVLHDLNLAARYSDNLIVMKAGSVLAQGHPREVLTAELLLEAFGLRAMVIDDPVGDRPLVVPIGRTHVQSAGS; encoded by the coding sequence GTGGTCGCTCAGTCCATCACCGAGACCGAGTCCGGGGCCGATGCCGTCCCGCGGCTGGCGGCCAGGGGCGTCACGGTCGGATACGGCGACCGGACCGTCATCGACTCCCTCGACGTGGCGATCCCGCCGGGGGTGGTGACCACGATCATCGGCCCCAACGGGTGCGGCAAGTCCACCCTGTTGCGGACCCTGTCGCGGCTCCTCAAGCCGACCAGCGGATCGGTCGTGCTTGACGGCGAGGACATCGCCCGGCTGCGGACCAGGGACGTGGCGAAGAAGCTCGGACTGCTGCCCCAGGCGCCGGTCGCGCCGGAGGGCCTGACCGTGGCCGACTTGGTCGCCAGGGGCCGGCATCCACATCAGAGCTGGCTGCGCCAGTGGTCCTCGGACGACGCCTCCGTCGTGGAACGCGCGCTGGCCATGACGGGGGTGGCCGACCTGGCCGACCGTCCCGTCGACGCGCTCTCCGGGGGCCAGCGTCAACGCGTGTGGATATCCATGACCCTCGCTCAGGGCACGGATCTGCTGCTGCTCGACGAGCCCACGACCTATCTGGACCTGGCGCACGCCGTCGACGTGCTCGACCTGGTCGACGACCTGCACGAGTCGGGATGCACCGTGGTGATGGTGCTGCACGACCTCAACCTGGCCGCGCGCTACAGCGACAACCTGATCGTGATGAAGGCCGGTTCGGTCCTGGCGCAGGGTCACCCGCGCGAGGTGCTGACCGCCGAGTTGCTGCTCGAGGCATTCGGCCTGCGTGCCATGGTGATTGACGATCCGGTGGGTGACCGGCCCCTCGTCGTGCCGATCGGGCGGACCCACGTCCAGAGTGCGGGCAGCTGA
- a CDS encoding FecCD family ABC transporter permease encodes MDVTVVKPAGKPSVAPGVRLGGMSFVWRPRIVLVTLLLTAAAFLLFCLSIAVGDFPLGLSQVVATLFGGGEQVDQFVIMDLRMPRALAGLVVGIALGMSGAITQSIARNPLASPDILGITGGASAVAVCLVTVSGGATAAVVGSVGLSGAALAGGLGTGLLVYFLAWRRGVDGFRLILIGLSVSAVMEAITTWLLVTADIRDVARAQAWLVGSLDNRSWDEVGVALWGTLALAVVVACVAFQFKPLHFGDDVAAGLGVRFSLVRAVLLLCAVLLAGFAVSAAGPVPFVAMVAPQVALRLTKSPTPPLVASAVVGALLLIGSDLVARTALPIALPVGVVTAAIGGPFLIYLLVRANRR; translated from the coding sequence ATGGACGTGACAGTGGTGAAGCCCGCCGGGAAGCCCTCGGTGGCGCCCGGTGTGCGGCTCGGCGGCATGTCGTTCGTCTGGCGGCCCAGGATCGTGCTGGTCACGCTGCTGCTGACGGCGGCGGCCTTCCTGCTGTTCTGCCTGTCCATCGCCGTGGGGGACTTCCCCCTCGGGCTGTCGCAGGTGGTGGCCACCCTCTTCGGCGGCGGCGAGCAGGTCGACCAGTTCGTGATCATGGACCTGCGCATGCCGCGGGCCCTGGCCGGGCTCGTCGTGGGCATCGCGCTGGGCATGTCCGGGGCGATCACCCAGTCCATCGCCCGCAATCCGCTGGCCAGTCCGGACATCCTCGGGATCACCGGAGGCGCCAGCGCGGTCGCGGTGTGCCTGGTGACGGTGTCGGGCGGGGCCACGGCCGCGGTCGTCGGCTCCGTGGGGCTGTCCGGGGCGGCGCTCGCGGGAGGCCTCGGCACGGGGCTGCTGGTGTACTTCCTGGCGTGGCGGCGCGGGGTCGACGGCTTCCGGCTCATCCTGATCGGCCTCTCCGTGAGCGCCGTGATGGAGGCGATCACGACCTGGCTGCTGGTCACCGCCGACATCAGGGACGTGGCGCGGGCCCAGGCGTGGCTGGTCGGCTCCCTGGACAACCGCTCGTGGGACGAGGTGGGGGTGGCCCTGTGGGGCACGCTCGCCCTCGCGGTGGTCGTGGCGTGCGTCGCCTTCCAGTTCAAGCCGCTGCACTTCGGCGACGACGTGGCCGCCGGCCTCGGCGTCCGGTTCTCGCTGGTACGGGCCGTCCTGCTGCTGTGCGCGGTGCTCCTGGCCGGCTTCGCGGTGAGCGCCGCCGGACCGGTCCCGTTCGTCGCCATGGTGGCGCCGCAGGTGGCGCTCCGTCTGACGAAGTCCCCGACGCCGCCGTTGGTGGCGTCCGCCGTGGTCGGGGCGCTGCTGCTGATCGGCTCGGACCTGGTCGCCCGTACGGCGCTGCCGATCGCCCTGCCGGTCGGCGTGGTCACCGCCGCCATCGGCGGCCCCTTCCTCATCTACCTCCTGGTGCGGGCGAACCGCCGCTAA
- a CDS encoding FecCD family ABC transporter permease — MPTGIRRPAGGPPAVERTAPSRVVAQARRRRIVGLGATLAVLAVAAVVSLAVGARALSPAEAWHGLFADPDPDQKLSEARLIMQTVRVPRTVLAIVAGIALGVGGALIQGYTRNPIADTGLLGVNTGASFAVVSAIALLGLTDPFEYVWFAFLGAALAGVVVFGLSSIGRGAGNPLTLALAGQGVTVFLMAMTTAVALSDKAALNALRFWNAGSVAGVGFDVIWPVTAFIVVGLVLALATLPSVNLLNLGDDVARGLGVNITLIRIVGIIAITLMAGAATAACGPIAFLGLMVAHLARYLAGPDYRWLVPYAGLLGAVVLLVCDIVGRVVVRPGELDAGVLVALLGAPFFAVLVWRGKFKSA; from the coding sequence GTGCCCACTGGTATTCGCCGCCCCGCGGGCGGCCCGCCCGCGGTCGAACGCACGGCGCCTTCCCGGGTCGTCGCGCAGGCCAGGCGGCGGCGGATCGTGGGTCTGGGCGCCACCCTCGCGGTCCTGGCGGTCGCCGCCGTGGTGTCCCTCGCGGTCGGTGCGCGGGCGCTCAGCCCCGCCGAGGCCTGGCACGGGCTCTTCGCGGACCCGGATCCCGATCAGAAGCTCTCCGAAGCCCGGCTCATCATGCAGACGGTACGGGTGCCCCGTACGGTCCTCGCGATCGTGGCGGGCATCGCCCTGGGCGTCGGAGGGGCGCTGATCCAGGGCTATACGCGCAACCCCATCGCGGACACCGGTCTGCTCGGGGTGAACACCGGCGCCTCCTTCGCCGTGGTGTCGGCGATCGCCCTGCTCGGGCTCACCGACCCGTTCGAGTACGTCTGGTTCGCCTTCCTGGGCGCCGCGCTCGCCGGTGTCGTGGTGTTCGGGCTGTCGAGCATCGGCCGGGGCGCGGGCAATCCGCTGACGCTCGCTCTGGCCGGGCAGGGGGTCACGGTGTTCCTGATGGCGATGACGACGGCGGTCGCGCTGTCGGACAAGGCGGCGCTGAACGCCCTGCGGTTCTGGAACGCGGGGTCGGTGGCCGGCGTCGGCTTCGACGTCATCTGGCCGGTGACCGCCTTCATCGTGGTCGGGCTGGTGCTGGCACTGGCCACCCTGCCCTCCGTCAACCTGCTCAACCTGGGCGACGACGTGGCGCGGGGACTGGGCGTGAACATCACGCTGATCCGGATCGTCGGCATCATCGCCATCACCCTGATGGCGGGCGCGGCCACGGCGGCGTGCGGCCCCATCGCCTTCCTCGGGCTGATGGTGGCGCACCTGGCCCGCTATCTGGCCGGGCCCGACTACCGCTGGCTGGTGCCGTACGCGGGCCTGCTCGGCGCGGTCGTCCTTCTGGTCTGCGACATCGTGGGACGCGTCGTGGTGCGGCCGGGGGAGCTGGACGCGGGCGTCCTCGTCGCTCTCCTCGGCGCCCCGTTCTTCGCGGTCCTGGTGTGGCGGGGAAAGTTCAAGAGCGCATGA
- a CDS encoding lysine N(6)-hydroxylase/L-ornithine N(5)-oxygenase family protein, whose translation MSQALPGDAPLIHDLIGIGFGPSNVAMAIALSEHNVRVGRQEAVTAHFFEQQPRFGWHRGMLIDDATMQVSFMKDLVTLRNPTSEYSFLCYLQEKGRLIDFVNHKNLFPLRVEFHDYLEWAAAKVDDMVSYGHQVVSVEPVVRDGVVEYLDVTARSGDEVVVHRARNLVISTGLRPVMPEGVERTDHVWHNTDLLKKIDGLEGGEPTRFVVVGAGQSAAENVAYLHRRFPQAEVCAVFSRYGYSPADDSSFANRIFDPQAVDEYFTAPEDVKQRLMGYHGNTNYSVVDIDLIDDLYRQSYQEKVLGTERLRFLNVSRLTGVEETADGVRATIKSLVTGEESVLDADVVVCATGYQQADGLGLLGEVADRCHRDDQGRVRVERDYRVSTDLELSCGIYLQGGTEHTHGITSSLLSNTAVRVGEILDSILDRNPKTVPGQARPVAGGAAGGARQPAV comes from the coding sequence ATGTCACAGGCTCTTCCTGGCGACGCACCACTGATCCACGACCTGATCGGTATCGGCTTCGGGCCGTCGAACGTCGCCATGGCGATCGCGCTCAGCGAGCACAACGTGCGCGTCGGAAGGCAAGAGGCGGTCACCGCCCACTTCTTCGAGCAGCAGCCCCGGTTCGGGTGGCACCGCGGGATGCTCATCGACGACGCGACGATGCAAGTGTCCTTCATGAAGGACCTGGTGACGCTCCGGAACCCGACCAGCGAATACAGCTTCCTCTGCTACCTGCAGGAGAAGGGCCGGCTGATCGACTTCGTCAACCACAAGAACCTGTTCCCGCTCCGGGTCGAGTTCCACGACTACCTCGAGTGGGCCGCCGCCAAGGTCGACGACATGGTCTCGTACGGCCACCAGGTCGTCTCCGTCGAGCCCGTGGTGCGCGACGGCGTCGTGGAGTACCTCGACGTGACGGCGCGCTCCGGCGACGAGGTCGTCGTCCACCGTGCCCGCAACCTCGTCATCTCCACCGGGCTGCGTCCGGTCATGCCGGAGGGCGTCGAGCGGACCGACCACGTCTGGCACAACACCGACCTGCTGAAGAAGATCGACGGCCTGGAGGGCGGCGAGCCCACCCGCTTCGTCGTGGTCGGCGCCGGTCAGAGCGCCGCCGAGAACGTGGCCTACCTGCACCGCCGCTTCCCGCAGGCCGAGGTCTGCGCGGTCTTCTCCCGCTACGGCTACAGCCCGGCGGACGACAGCAGCTTCGCCAACCGCATCTTCGACCCGCAGGCGGTGGACGAGTACTTCACCGCCCCGGAGGACGTGAAGCAGCGGCTGATGGGCTACCACGGCAACACCAACTACTCCGTGGTCGACATCGACCTCATCGACGACCTGTACCGGCAGTCCTACCAGGAGAAGGTGCTCGGCACCGAGCGGCTCCGCTTCCTGAACGTCTCGCGCCTGACGGGCGTGGAGGAGACGGCCGACGGGGTCCGCGCCACGATCAAGTCGCTCGTCACCGGCGAGGAGAGCGTGCTCGACGCCGACGTCGTGGTGTGCGCCACCGGCTACCAGCAGGCCGACGGCCTGGGGCTGCTCGGCGAGGTCGCCGACCGCTGCCACCGCGACGACCAGGGCCGGGTCCGCGTCGAGCGCGACTATCGGGTGTCGACCGACCTCGAACTGAGCTGCGGCATCTACCTCCAGGGCGGAACCGAGCACACGCACGGCATCACCTCCTCCCTGCTGTCCAACACCGCGGTACGGGTCGGGGAGATACTCGACTCGATCCTCGACCGGAACCCCAAGACCGTGCCCGGCCAGGCCCGTCCGGTCGCCGGGGGCGCCGCCGGCGGAGCCCGCCAGCCGGCCGTCTGA
- a CDS encoding methionyl-tRNA formyltransferase: MRVVMFGYQTWGHRTLKALLDSEHDVVMVVTHPKSEHAYEKIWSDSVADLAEEHGVPVVIRNRPDDEELFQQLKEADADILVANNWRTWIPPRIYTLPRHGTLNIHDSLLPKYAGFSPLIWALINGEPEVGVTAHMMDEVLDAGDIVMQRSIPVGPTDTTTDLFHKTVDLIAPVTIAALDLIASGRTEFTKQDRSQATFFHKRAEEDIRIDWSWPAETLERLIRAQSAPYPAAFTFHKGKRLEILTSVVSEGRYGGTPGRIFYREGEGVVIVAGADARTGQNHGLSITSVRTEDGTELPATTYFKSMGGYLTSRP, translated from the coding sequence ATGCGGGTCGTCATGTTCGGCTATCAGACCTGGGGCCATCGCACCCTGAAGGCGCTCCTGGACTCCGAGCACGACGTCGTCATGGTCGTGACCCACCCCAAGAGCGAGCACGCCTACGAGAAGATCTGGAGCGACTCGGTCGCCGACCTCGCCGAGGAGCACGGCGTCCCGGTCGTCATCCGCAACCGCCCCGACGACGAGGAGCTGTTCCAGCAGCTCAAGGAAGCCGACGCGGACATCCTCGTCGCGAACAACTGGCGCACCTGGATCCCGCCGCGCATCTACACGCTCCCCCGGCACGGCACGCTCAACATCCACGACTCCCTCCTCCCCAAGTACGCGGGCTTCTCCCCCCTCATCTGGGCCCTCATCAACGGCGAGCCCGAAGTCGGCGTCACGGCGCACATGATGGACGAGGTCCTCGACGCCGGCGACATCGTCATGCAGCGCTCGATCCCCGTCGGCCCGACGGACACGACCACGGACCTGTTCCACAAGACGGTCGACCTGATCGCCCCGGTGACGATCGCCGCCCTCGACCTCATCGCGTCCGGCCGGACGGAGTTCACGAAGCAGGACCGCTCCCAGGCCACCTTCTTCCACAAGAGGGCCGAAGAGGACATCCGCATCGACTGGTCCTGGCCCGCGGAAACCCTGGAACGCCTGATCCGCGCCCAGTCGGCCCCGTACCCGGCCGCCTTCACCTTCCACAAGGGCAAGCGCCTGGAGATCCTGACGTCCGTCGTCTCCGAGGGCCGCTACGGCGGCACCCCGGGCCGCATCTTCTACCGCGAGGGCGAAGGCGTGGTCATAGTCGCCGGCGCGGACGCCCGCACGGGCCAGAACCACGGCCTGTCCATCACGAGCGTCCGCACGGAAGACGGCACGGAACTCCCGGCCACCACCTACTTCAAGTCCATGGGCGGCTACCTCACTTCCCGCCCCTGA